The sequence AGCCCGATCCTCGATTTGCCGCACTTACAGCGATTCCGAGACCTGAGGAATGAAATGAATGAGTAAAGTCCATGCGTTTTTCACGCTCGGAGTTCATCGTCAGCGCTGCCGCGGCGAGGTCTGCCTCACCCTTTTCGACTGCGCTGAGCATGTCGGACAGTGGCATCGACCGAAACTCAATCGCGATCTCGTGACCAGCATCTCTCTCCAAGTCGGTTTTGATCGCTCGGACCAAGTCGATACTGATGCCTGTCCATCGATCCTCGTCGTCGAGCATCGCAAATGGAGGGACCTCGCGGGTCGCAACCACAAGTTTCTGAGGAAAATCCGCTCGCGACGTGGTGTCTGTTGGCGTTTGAGTTGCCGCTGGAACTTGCCCCCAACCAGCCGCAGAGATTGCGATGAATCCAACAAATAGCTGTAACGCGTTTCGATTCAACCGCAGGTCATTCACTCTTGGATTCCTTGTAGGCAAGCCGATGCGGCCCCTGACTTACTCGCTCAAAGTATCAGTTTCTCCTTAATTTGTCAGGGACTACCGGCATTTCAATGCTGAATACCAACGCGTGAGCTCAAACTTTCACGGTCGCGGTAGTTTTTCCGGCGCCAATATCGGTTTGCCTTCGCTCCAGTCGATCGGCATAACCGAAAGGTACCAAGTCTTTCCTTTGGTGTTGTTACCTTGGTAGAACAGGTAGTCCTGGCCATCATCATCCTGAAACAGAAAGGGGTGACCTGACTCACTCGAGTTCCAGCTGCCTGCCGGTCCATTGGGGATCAATGGCTTATCGGAAAGCCGCTTGAAGTTCACTCCATCATCACTTACTGCCACGCCAATTTGCTGGGGATCATTGTTGTAGCCCCCTGCATAGAACATGTAGAGTCGGCCGCCGTGACTGGCCATGGCAGCAGCTTCGATGCACTTTTTCTCCCAGGCTAGGTCCAGGCCGGGATCGTCGAGTGATGTGGGAACGGTGGGCGCGAGTATGGGGCCATCCTGGTTGAGCTGCGTCCAGCTGTCACGCGAAAAATCACTGGCAAGTGGCGCTGTTGCCACGCCCAGCATCTGCACCTTCATGTCTGGGTCTCGCGTTGCCCAGTACAGGTACAGCGTGGCGTCGTGGACGATTACATCAGCGTCAATTGCTCTGCCGACCGTCCAGTCGCCAGTCGGACGGAATACGGGATTGGTTGGATCGCGTGTGAAATTCAATCCGTCATCAGACCACGCGTGGCAAATCGCGTCGCCCTGACGATTACCATAGGTCTGGTAAAACAGATGCACTCTGCCATCTAGGACGATCGCCCCCGGAGCGGTGAAGCCATTGGCCTCTGCTGCTCCCGTATTTTGCAATTCTCCAGCCTTTTTCCAATCGACAAGATTATCACTGGTGGCAACGCCAATCGTCCAACCCGTCGTCGGTTTGTGATCGTATGGCGGTATGGAATAATACAGCCAATATTGTCCTTTGAATCGGACGACCGCTGGATCCTTTGACATCGCCTTGCCACTGACGTCATCGGCGAACTTCATTCGTGGTTCCACCGCGTCCGACTGCGCTAAGGCGTGATCCGCTACCCACAAACTCAAAACGACGGTTGCGATTGCAAACATTCTCATCGAAATATGTACCAATGTTTTGAGGTGGCAAATTTCGCAGCACGACGCTCACGAAGACTCTCTCGGGAAGGTTGCGGCGACCTGCTCAGGATGCATGTAGCCAGCCATGATGCCACTGCGGTGTGGTGCTCGAGTTGAAAAACTGCAGCCCCACCGTCGCTTTGT comes from Allorhodopirellula heiligendammensis and encodes:
- a CDS encoding family 43 glycosylhydrolase translates to MRMFAIATVVLSLWVADHALAQSDAVEPRMKFADDVSGKAMSKDPAVVRFKGQYWLYYSIPPYDHKPTTGWTIGVATSDNLVDWKKAGELQNTGAAEANGFTAPGAIVLDGRVHLFYQTYGNRQGDAICHAWSDDGLNFTRDPTNPVFRPTGDWTVGRAIDADVIVHDATLYLYWATRDPDMKVQMLGVATAPLASDFSRDSWTQLNQDGPILAPTVPTSLDDPGLDLAWEKKCIEAAAMASHGGRLYMFYAGGYNNDPQQIGVAVSDDGVNFKRLSDKPLIPNGPAGSWNSSESGHPFLFQDDDGQDYLFYQGNNTKGKTWYLSVMPIDWSEGKPILAPEKLPRP